A single region of the Bacteroides luhongzhouii genome encodes:
- a CDS encoding SusC/RagA family TonB-linked outer membrane protein: MRQLVNKYNASLCRNAFRKTLLMLVACCLLLPEAVAQNADRKIKVTGTVFDEEGLPMIGATIREATTQVGTLTDLNGWYEIQVPANGTLEVSFIGYEKKRINVTGREKINVKLLPDKKTALDEVVVIGYGAVKKADLTGSVSNVKMGDIQDAPVLSIDQALQGRIAGADIMSTTGEPGATTSIRIRGTRSISASNEPLIVVDGVMDAVHDLNDLNTADIESISVLKDASSTAIYGSKGSNGVIIITTKKGLSNADKPSISFKTDIGFSKIPQKLDIMNASELAQYRNDYAYFNTADGNDEITDGTPLSSYPYSDPFSLGEGTDWVNTIGRTAMYQNYALSLSGGTKKTSYYVSLSYNNTEGVIRRSGQERITGRVSLTHQLFNWMKVGYTGNYTWRHNDENLASIGGTGWWNSAIYLSPTIKPMDDYNPFYYSGQKINTPLATILLNTNYQVRHSTNHTGFIEIEPIKNLKFKSQFTYYMYQRHTYRYYPSTLPAKVEGEGGEAYRAEYDDHNLLTENTLSYLKALDSGHTFDGLLGFTGQRLSSNDFSLNGKGYMDDNVKWNNMNAVQDKQTYSASSSTSKRTKMSLLARFNYNYKQRYYLTVTGRYDGASNFAANNKWGFFPSAALKWNAAKEEFMEGIDWINEMAIRLSAGRTGNDAISAYRSLAALSSTTNGYLFGGSQPAAYYPSRLASPNLTWEKTDLYNLGIDLAFLNNRLFVTAEAYISKTRDLLLTLQTPTQTGYSSRLTNIGKTSNKGIELTIESRNIEKPKFSWSTTFTIAHNEQNVDDIGTEDFVKAYGAPGNNSYMMYGYVKDYPLNALWGFKYGGVWKNQDEVNRNKATFAYASPSTTSNGSVRYYDINHDGTLSQDDLVYLGNADPWIYGGLQNTFRFGNLKVGIYFNYSLGGKIYNYAELYMSGSTFTNQYRYMLDSWHPVRNPNSDLPRAGSIDTHVPSDLQIHDATFLRLKSISIGYTFNLYKKTKCIRDLTLSVNGENLYLWKKYNGFDPDVSTSGDSTLRRMDLGAYPKPRTITFSAQIRY; this comes from the coding sequence ATGAGACAATTAGTAAATAAATACAATGCATCGCTCTGTCGGAATGCTTTCCGAAAGACTTTGCTCATGCTGGTGGCATGTTGCCTGTTGCTTCCGGAAGCAGTGGCGCAGAACGCAGATAGAAAAATCAAAGTGACCGGTACGGTATTCGACGAAGAAGGCTTGCCTATGATTGGAGCAACCATCAGGGAAGCTACAACACAAGTCGGCACCTTGACCGACCTTAACGGGTGGTATGAGATACAGGTCCCTGCCAATGGCACCCTGGAGGTTAGCTTTATCGGCTATGAAAAGAAAAGAATCAATGTGACGGGACGCGAAAAGATCAATGTAAAACTCTTACCAGATAAGAAAACAGCCTTGGATGAAGTCGTGGTTATCGGTTATGGAGCTGTTAAGAAGGCCGACCTGACCGGTTCCGTATCGAATGTTAAAATGGGAGATATCCAGGACGCTCCGGTACTTTCTATCGACCAGGCTTTGCAAGGACGTATTGCCGGCGCGGATATTATGTCAACAACCGGTGAACCGGGTGCCACTACTTCTATCCGTATCCGTGGTACACGCTCAATCTCGGCCTCTAATGAACCACTGATCGTGGTCGATGGCGTTATGGATGCCGTTCATGACCTGAACGACTTGAACACCGCCGATATCGAATCCATTTCTGTACTGAAGGATGCATCTTCTACAGCTATCTATGGTTCGAAAGGTAGTAATGGTGTTATCATCATTACCACCAAGAAGGGACTGTCAAATGCAGACAAACCGAGTATTAGCTTCAAAACAGATATCGGTTTCTCCAAAATTCCACAGAAGCTCGACATCATGAATGCATCTGAATTGGCACAATACCGTAACGATTATGCTTACTTTAATACTGCGGATGGTAATGATGAGATTACTGATGGCACTCCCCTGTCATCATACCCTTACTCCGATCCCTTCTCTTTGGGCGAAGGAACCGACTGGGTAAATACGATCGGACGTACAGCCATGTATCAGAATTACGCACTCTCTTTGTCAGGAGGAACAAAGAAAACGTCTTATTATGTTTCTTTGAGCTACAACAACACCGAGGGGGTAATTCGCCGCAGCGGTCAGGAACGTATCACGGGGCGTGTTTCACTTACCCACCAACTTTTTAATTGGATGAAAGTGGGATATACCGGCAATTACACTTGGCGACACAACGACGAGAATTTAGCTTCTATCGGTGGTACAGGATGGTGGAACTCCGCTATCTATTTGAGTCCTACCATTAAACCAATGGATGACTATAACCCGTTCTACTATTCCGGACAGAAGATCAACACTCCGTTGGCTACCATATTGCTCAACACCAACTATCAGGTACGCCACTCTACCAACCATACTGGTTTCATCGAAATCGAACCCATTAAGAATTTGAAATTTAAAAGTCAGTTCACCTACTATATGTATCAACGTCACACTTACCGCTACTATCCAAGCACCTTGCCTGCCAAGGTTGAAGGAGAGGGAGGCGAAGCTTATCGCGCCGAGTATGACGACCACAACCTCCTGACAGAAAACACCCTGTCTTATTTAAAAGCATTGGATTCGGGACACACATTCGACGGGCTTCTTGGTTTCACGGGACAACGCCTTTCTTCAAATGATTTTTCGCTGAATGGCAAAGGATATATGGACGACAACGTGAAATGGAACAATATGAACGCCGTACAAGATAAACAAACATACTCGGCTTCATCGAGCACCAGCAAACGTACTAAAATGTCTCTATTGGCTCGTTTCAACTATAACTATAAACAGAGATACTATTTAACCGTAACCGGTCGTTATGATGGTGCTTCCAACTTTGCCGCCAATAACAAATGGGGATTCTTCCCTTCTGCAGCTTTGAAATGGAATGCCGCTAAAGAAGAATTTATGGAAGGGATCGACTGGATTAATGAAATGGCAATCCGTTTAAGCGCCGGACGTACCGGTAATGACGCAATTAGCGCCTATCGTTCGCTGGCCGCTCTTTCCAGTACCACAAACGGTTACCTTTTTGGCGGTTCGCAACCTGCAGCATATTACCCTTCGCGTCTGGCAAGCCCTAACCTGACTTGGGAAAAGACCGACCTCTACAATCTTGGTATTGACCTGGCGTTCCTGAACAACCGTTTGTTCGTGACTGCCGAAGCCTATATCTCGAAGACCCGAGACTTGTTGCTAACCTTACAGACACCGACACAGACCGGTTATTCTTCCCGCCTGACCAACATTGGCAAAACCTCAAACAAGGGAATCGAGCTAACCATCGAAAGCCGTAATATCGAGAAGCCAAAATTCTCATGGTCGACCACCTTCACCATTGCCCACAATGAACAAAATGTGGATGACATCGGTACGGAAGATTTTGTAAAAGCTTATGGTGCACCGGGCAACAACTCATATATGATGTACGGTTATGTAAAAGACTACCCCTTGAACGCCCTATGGGGATTCAAATATGGTGGCGTATGGAAGAATCAAGACGAAGTGAACCGTAATAAAGCCACTTTTGCCTACGCATCTCCTTCTACCACCTCAAACGGTTCGGTACGCTACTACGATATCAACCACGACGGAACGCTTAGTCAGGACGACTTGGTTTATCTGGGCAATGCCGATCCTTGGATTTATGGAGGTTTGCAGAACACTTTCCGTTTCGGTAACTTAAAAGTGGGCATCTACTTCAACTACTCCCTGGGTGGCAAAATTTACAACTATGCCGAACTCTATATGTCGGGAAGTACGTTTACCAACCAATACCGTTACATGCTCGACTCTTGGCATCCGGTTCGTAACCCGAACTCCGATCTTCCTCGTGCCGGAAGTATTGATACACACGTACCCAGTGACTTACAGATTCATGACGCAACCTTCCTGCGCTTGAAGAGTATTTCCATCGGCTACACATTCAACCTCTACAAGAAAACGAAATGTATCCGTGATCTGACTTTAAGTGTAAACGGTGAGAATCTCTACCTCTGGAAGAAATACAACGGATTCGACCCTGACGTATCAACCAGCGGCGATTCTACCCTACGACGTATGGACTTGGGTGCATACCCGAAACCGCGTACCATTACGTTCAGTGCCCAAATCAGATATTAA
- a CDS encoding RagB/SusD family nutrient uptake outer membrane protein, translating into MKKRKNWLTALLSMFVLASCSLEEDTSSFSTPDNFYQTKEQCLSALNSCYIPLNGTYNYTLFIATEACTDLMYINSGTLDSRLDISPAKPRHGETVWNNGYKGVMYCNAAINGIENSPLEENEKLPLLGEGKIMRAFYYYLLTSFFGDVPFYTEHVADVETQQKIGRLGRMSAVETREYLIKELSAIVPLMDQVRSSEVGSNRTGAATGWMLIAKMAMWNKKWDTAIDAISKLEEIYGDLGQYPLEDVMFRNKNTPESIFEIQHSYVAGGLNYTSNLASICMPITRRSGTCEYDGVEIPELGDKSTCWTPWRPTAYFCQNLQTKIGGDLRAQYNMAWEYNGHAFKSVSTAPWPGPKFWCPYLDSSRDGNNYKIFRYADALLMKAECYCQLEQDPDIAMKYLNMTRNRAGIGDYPKFRTWARLMDEIQKERGRELIGEFQRKFDLVRWGIWYTQTYENTGSSSLKENIRPCHEYYPIPDTQVVYSGYALDNKAYDAYYGSTTPQ; encoded by the coding sequence ATGAAGAAAAGAAAAAATTGGTTGACCGCTCTTCTGTCAATGTTCGTGCTAGCTTCCTGTAGTCTGGAAGAAGATACGTCAAGTTTTTCTACACCCGACAACTTTTATCAGACGAAGGAACAATGTCTCTCTGCGCTCAACTCGTGCTATATTCCTTTAAACGGAACCTACAACTATACACTCTTCATCGCTACAGAGGCCTGCACCGACCTCATGTATATCAATTCGGGTACATTGGATTCCCGTCTGGATATCTCCCCCGCAAAGCCCCGCCACGGTGAAACCGTTTGGAACAATGGTTACAAAGGCGTAATGTACTGTAACGCTGCCATCAATGGAATCGAAAACTCTCCACTCGAAGAGAATGAGAAACTTCCTCTATTAGGCGAAGGCAAAATCATGCGTGCGTTCTATTACTACCTACTGACTTCATTCTTTGGCGATGTGCCTTTTTATACAGAACATGTGGCAGATGTGGAAACACAGCAAAAGATAGGACGCTTGGGCCGTATGTCAGCTGTGGAAACGCGTGAATATCTGATAAAGGAATTATCAGCAATTGTTCCTCTGATGGATCAGGTACGTTCGTCAGAAGTGGGCTCCAATCGTACGGGTGCTGCCACAGGATGGATGCTGATTGCCAAAATGGCGATGTGGAACAAGAAGTGGGATACAGCGATTGACGCAATATCCAAGCTCGAAGAGATTTATGGCGACCTCGGTCAATATCCACTCGAAGATGTAATGTTCCGTAACAAGAATACGCCTGAATCAATCTTTGAAATCCAGCACTCTTATGTAGCCGGTGGTTTGAACTATACCTCCAACCTTGCCAGCATTTGTATGCCTATCACCCGCCGTTCAGGTACCTGCGAATATGACGGCGTGGAAATTCCGGAATTGGGCGACAAGTCTACTTGTTGGACTCCCTGGCGTCCCACAGCTTATTTCTGCCAGAATCTGCAAACAAAGATTGGCGGTGACTTACGTGCCCAATATAATATGGCTTGGGAATACAACGGCCATGCTTTCAAAAGTGTAAGCACTGCTCCCTGGCCGGGTCCGAAATTCTGGTGTCCATATCTTGACAGCAGCCGCGACGGAAATAATTATAAGATATTCCGCTATGCCGACGCACTGTTAATGAAAGCAGAATGTTACTGCCAACTGGAGCAAGATCCTGACATTGCTATGAAATATCTGAATATGACCCGCAACCGTGCAGGCATTGGTGACTACCCGAAATTCCGCACCTGGGCACGATTGATGGATGAAATCCAGAAAGAGCGCGGACGCGAACTGATTGGTGAGTTCCAGCGTAAATTCGACCTGGTTCGTTGGGGAATCTGGTATACGCAGACTTATGAAAACACCGGTTCATCAAGTTTAAAGGAGAATATCCGTCCTTGTCATGAATACTATCCGATTCCGGACACGCAGGTCGTTTATTCTGGCTATGCGCTCGATAACAAAGCTTATGATGCTTACTACGGTTCAACTACTCCTCAATAA
- a CDS encoding glycosyltransferase — translation MRYSVIIPVYNRPDEVDELLQSLTMQHFKDFEVVVVEDGSSVPCKGVVDRYADRLNIKYFSKPNSGPGQTRNYGAERSEGEYLIILDSDVILPEGYFDAVEKELLASPADAFGGPDRAHDSFTDIQKAINYSMTSFFTTGGIRGGKKKMDKFYPRSFNMGVCRAVYEALGGFSKMRFGEDIDFSIRIFKNGYTCRLFPDAWVYHKRRTDLKKFFKQVHNSGIARINLYKKYPDSLKLVHLLPAVFTLGVALLLLGTPFCLFSFTPFILYALLVCMDSTIQNKSLAIGIYSIAAAFIQLIGYGTGFWRAWWQRCVRGKDEFEAFQKNFYK, via the coding sequence ATGCGTTACTCTGTCATAATCCCCGTTTATAATCGTCCCGATGAAGTGGATGAATTATTGCAAAGTCTTACCATGCAACACTTTAAGGATTTTGAAGTTGTTGTTGTAGAAGATGGTTCCTCCGTTCCCTGTAAAGGAGTAGTAGACCGGTATGCAGACCGGTTGAATATAAAATACTTTTCTAAGCCTAACTCCGGTCCGGGACAGACCCGTAATTATGGGGCAGAACGTAGCGAAGGGGAATACCTTATTATATTAGATTCTGATGTCATTCTTCCCGAAGGATACTTCGATGCGGTAGAGAAAGAACTTCTCGCTTCTCCTGCCGACGCTTTCGGCGGCCCCGACCGTGCGCACGATTCTTTCACGGATATCCAAAAGGCGATAAACTATTCCATGACTTCTTTCTTTACGACCGGAGGAATCCGTGGCGGGAAAAAGAAGATGGACAAATTCTATCCCCGCAGTTTTAATATGGGAGTTTGCCGGGCAGTGTATGAGGCTTTGGGCGGATTCTCAAAGATGCGTTTTGGAGAGGATATTGACTTCAGTATCCGTATCTTTAAGAACGGTTATACTTGCCGGCTTTTTCCGGATGCCTGGGTGTATCACAAACGGCGCACTGATTTGAAGAAGTTTTTCAAGCAAGTGCATAACTCCGGCATTGCCCGAATTAATCTTTATAAGAAATATCCGGACTCTCTGAAACTGGTGCATTTACTTCCAGCTGTATTTACGTTGGGAGTGGCACTCCTATTATTAGGGACTCCATTCTGTCTTTTCAGTTTTACGCCGTTCATTCTTTATGCATTGCTGGTATGCATGGATTCTACTATTCAGAATAAGAGTCTGGCTATTGGCATTTATTCCATAGCCGCTGCATTTATACAACTTATCGGCTATGGTACAGGTTTTTGGCGTGCATGGTGGCAGCGTTGTGTCAGAGGGAAAGATGAGTTTGAGGCTTTCCAAAAGAATTTCTATAAGTAA
- a CDS encoding endonuclease/exonuclease/phosphatase family protein, which translates to MNKFSKILYAAMALAMAVCNFSCSDDEELPTGDLELNSGSSVTTETLKVLSYNVLEGMKLDKANDYNNFVTWVNEQAPDIMAIEETNGFTKEKLTALSSRWGHNYAEMCKESGYPVSITSKYPIEVVSRILDGVWHGGIHVKIKGINILVLHLYPFSYTPSGSNAANGDAYRLEEIQTYLDNTIRKYPDEKYWLMMGDFNSFSPLDKNDLSTGSTLNYQVHQAILDNGYRDPVREMNINFVRSCPTIYGGWTGPNGSYKGSRIDFIYASGEAMRNMLNAQILMDNFTDNYSDHYPVTVTCRIYNE; encoded by the coding sequence ATGAATAAATTTAGCAAAATACTTTATGCTGCAATGGCATTGGCAATGGCTGTATGCAACTTCAGTTGTAGCGATGATGAAGAACTGCCGACTGGAGACCTCGAATTAAACAGCGGTTCCAGTGTGACGACTGAAACATTAAAAGTGTTGAGTTACAACGTACTCGAAGGAATGAAGTTGGATAAAGCCAACGACTACAACAACTTTGTAACTTGGGTCAACGAACAGGCCCCCGACATTATGGCCATTGAAGAAACCAATGGATTCACCAAAGAAAAGCTAACAGCATTATCATCTCGTTGGGGACATAATTATGCCGAAATGTGCAAGGAAAGCGGCTATCCCGTATCTATCACTTCCAAATATCCCATTGAAGTGGTAAGCCGCATTTTGGATGGGGTATGGCATGGAGGTATTCATGTCAAGATCAAAGGTATCAACATTCTGGTACTTCATCTTTATCCTTTCTCGTATACCCCCTCCGGTTCAAATGCCGCCAATGGCGACGCTTACCGTTTGGAAGAGATCCAAACGTATCTCGACAATACTATCCGCAAGTATCCTGATGAAAAATACTGGCTGATGATGGGCGACTTCAATTCTTTCTCCCCACTTGATAAAAACGATCTTTCTACAGGAAGCACTCTCAATTATCAGGTGCATCAAGCCATTCTCGACAATGGATATAGAGATCCTGTTCGTGAGATGAATATCAACTTCGTGCGCAGCTGCCCTACCATCTACGGAGGATGGACAGGTCCCAACGGGTCTTATAAAGGTTCACGCATCGATTTCATCTATGCATCGGGAGAGGCTATGCGCAACATGCTCAATGCCCAGATCTTGATGGACAATTTCACCGACAACTATTCCGATCACTATCCAGTGACGGTAACTTGCCGCATTTATAATGAATAA
- a CDS encoding endonuclease/exonuclease/phosphatase family protein, translating to MKLNWLGITLFALMMALPGFAKDKRGKQAMKIISYNIEYGMRADTTAGKTIFSTWMRNQDPDIVCLQEANKFTQKSLEALAASYGHPYAVLQKEKGFPTAITSKYPIVNIMKVENNMWHGFVMGTINGYHIISLHLSPHRYESRQLDIDLILETIRQNGPFEKWLIMGDFNSVSPVDAGKYADGRLADRLRKEEEKRPALKNLVNGEIDYSVHQRILDFGFIDSARLDKNFSEKNFGARIDFIYISPDLKSAFTGGNFIIDDFTKKYSDHRPVYMTWEK from the coding sequence ATGAAACTAAATTGGTTAGGAATAACACTATTTGCATTGATGATGGCTTTGCCTGGGTTTGCCAAAGACAAACGAGGAAAACAGGCCATGAAAATCATATCTTACAACATAGAATATGGTATGCGTGCCGATACCACCGCAGGAAAGACCATATTCTCTACATGGATGCGCAACCAGGATCCCGACATCGTATGTCTGCAGGAAGCCAATAAATTTACGCAAAAATCACTTGAAGCATTAGCTGCCTCCTATGGGCACCCTTATGCAGTGTTGCAGAAAGAGAAAGGATTTCCTACTGCCATAACATCTAAATATCCTATCGTGAACATCATGAAGGTGGAGAACAACATGTGGCATGGATTCGTAATGGGTACGATAAATGGCTATCACATTATTTCGCTACACCTTAGTCCGCACCGTTATGAGAGCCGCCAGCTTGACATTGATCTCATTCTCGAAACCATCCGCCAAAATGGACCATTCGAAAAATGGCTCATCATGGGTGACTTCAATTCCGTATCCCCTGTCGATGCCGGAAAATATGCCGACGGACGCCTGGCCGACCGTCTTCGCAAAGAAGAGGAAAAGCGCCCTGCATTAAAGAATCTCGTAAATGGAGAAATCGACTACTCGGTGCATCAGCGTATTCTTGATTTCGGTTTTATTGATTCGGCACGTCTCGATAAAAACTTTTCGGAGAAAAATTTCGGGGCACGTATTGACTTCATCTATATTTCGCCTGACTTGAAGTCCGCTTTCACCGGAGGGAACTTTATCATCGACGACTTTACCAAGAAATACTCTGACCATCGTCCGGTCTATATGACTTGGGAAAAATGA
- a CDS encoding DUF5689 domain-containing protein, which produces MKNIFLYLSIVTLSLSCFSCDDDEELEVVTIGDASNIYISSEAGRREVPLTATCAWTVERDSLTRQWVNIERKSGEGDGSFNLVWRANEKFPRKGKVIVKLANKVKADTIYIYQYGVSPSIAFPDKEARVSAVGKELEVNLNTNIPASDSTRIAMTVDYDKGEEWVSQLLFNKEMNKMQVKVAANEPEVGERNATLHITYVDDWGKAHTTDFNIGQMEMGGTKQTETISFAEVRKLVNDATGSQKIEEDVAIEGIVVCDATGANNAANTQLSKTDIDLSTTYRTTYVQSLDGKYGFALVFDTKELNELVPFDKVKIWLKGLTLKKEDNPQRYTLTDMTFKSFISKEEGDATKLVKKERTMSELTDNDVYTFVTLKNCEFPIRKGPFTPFNEGYCPTYNQKRVDRYPLLMHDNQGQSMFLMTNIDCPYRRDGNILPQGSGTISGVIVHEEYTRFENGGDIGHYQMRHLSREDIKIDQSKNNSFSTIIAEWNAFKLSGTKVLPSEGNGELWHTAVTPTASTDYGYLGVIDGVTDGKGIISASKNLAFQAKNWWNSSTGKANSWMIKCSTSGIIGTHVSLQLATLNYSVGAPRYWNVEWSEHGNEDGEWTKVGEYTIPDVVQWGNTLYEQLNAWKNTNIELPLDLLGKSTVYLRLIPSANKAGTTTTYDTAVINNNSTSGLMYVSIRYNK; this is translated from the coding sequence ATGAAAAACATATTTCTATATCTTAGTATCGTGACCTTGTCACTTTCCTGTTTTTCATGTGATGATGATGAAGAACTGGAAGTGGTAACCATTGGTGATGCGTCCAATATTTATATTTCGTCAGAAGCAGGCAGGCGTGAAGTCCCTTTGACAGCGACATGCGCATGGACGGTGGAGCGCGATTCATTAACCCGTCAATGGGTCAATATTGAGCGTAAGAGTGGAGAAGGAGACGGAAGTTTTAATTTAGTTTGGCGAGCTAATGAAAAATTTCCTCGTAAAGGTAAAGTGATTGTAAAACTTGCCAATAAAGTAAAAGCAGATACTATCTATATTTATCAATATGGTGTATCTCCTTCTATCGCTTTTCCAGACAAAGAAGCCCGTGTTTCTGCAGTAGGTAAAGAATTGGAAGTGAATTTGAATACTAATATTCCTGCTAGTGACAGTACTCGTATTGCGATGACTGTGGATTATGACAAAGGCGAAGAGTGGGTATCACAGCTTTTATTTAACAAAGAAATGAATAAAATGCAGGTGAAGGTTGCTGCCAATGAGCCTGAAGTGGGAGAACGTAATGCTACACTACATATTACGTATGTTGATGACTGGGGAAAAGCTCATACTACAGATTTTAATATAGGTCAGATGGAGATGGGAGGTACCAAGCAAACCGAAACCATTTCATTTGCCGAGGTTCGCAAACTAGTGAACGATGCGACTGGTTCTCAAAAAATTGAGGAGGATGTGGCTATTGAGGGGATAGTCGTTTGCGATGCTACCGGTGCTAATAATGCAGCTAATACGCAGCTTTCTAAAACAGATATCGACCTAAGTACTACTTATCGCACCACTTATGTGCAGAGTTTAGATGGAAAGTATGGTTTTGCTTTGGTTTTTGATACAAAAGAACTGAATGAACTTGTTCCCTTCGATAAAGTGAAAATCTGGTTGAAAGGTCTGACTTTAAAGAAAGAAGATAATCCTCAACGTTACACGTTGACAGACATGACTTTCAAGAGCTTTATTTCTAAAGAAGAAGGTGATGCTACGAAGTTGGTAAAGAAAGAACGCACAATGTCTGAACTTACTGATAATGATGTGTATACTTTTGTAACATTGAAAAACTGTGAGTTTCCTATTCGTAAAGGGCCGTTTACACCTTTCAATGAGGGTTACTGTCCCACTTACAATCAGAAACGTGTTGACCGTTATCCTTTATTAATGCACGACAATCAGGGACAAAGTATGTTTTTGATGACAAATATTGATTGTCCTTACCGTCGCGATGGCAATATATTGCCACAAGGTTCAGGAACAATATCAGGCGTCATTGTACATGAAGAATACACTCGTTTCGAGAATGGTGGAGATATCGGACACTATCAGATGCGTCACCTCTCGCGTGAAGACATTAAAATCGACCAATCGAAAAACAATAGTTTTTCTACTATTATTGCTGAATGGAATGCATTTAAGCTTTCAGGTACGAAAGTACTTCCTTCTGAAGGAAATGGTGAATTATGGCATACTGCCGTAACTCCAACAGCCTCAACCGATTATGGTTATCTGGGAGTTATTGACGGAGTAACTGACGGAAAAGGTATTATATCCGCTAGCAAGAACTTGGCCTTCCAAGCTAAAAACTGGTGGAACTCTTCTACAGGAAAAGCAAATAGCTGGATGATTAAGTGTTCGACTTCTGGCATCATCGGCACACACGTATCACTACAACTTGCCACATTGAATTACAGTGTCGGCGCACCCCGCTATTGGAATGTAGAATGGTCTGAACATGGGAACGAAGATGGCGAATGGACGAAAGTTGGTGAGTACACAATTCCTGACGTCGTACAATGGGGAAATACACTCTACGAACAATTGAATGCATGGAAAAACACTAATATAGAGTTACCTCTTGATTTGTTGGGTAAAAGCACTGTCTATCTGCGCCTGATTCCTTCAGCTAATAAAGCCGGAACAACCACTACTTATGACACAGCTGTAATTAACAACAACAGCACAAGTGGACTAATGTATGTAAGCATTCGCTATAACAAATAA
- a CDS encoding BACON domain-containing protein, with the protein MIRRKYLYHLLLLIISTFSFILTSCEKDFEWELPLAFTQKNLILSSGTGTTHILVYATKNWNAHFVEKVDWASIDRLSGKENSEIIFSYAANYGVNRKVQLAFETEEHLRDTITLVQSGEISSSDARLIINEQTVETPASTTILDLELDTNLKYDLYRIGYLVTYSSGNPEENWIEEVSYDSEKLHIKLAANPTYEPRSAQVRLAISIPANTINGGQKTVTTSTTITQLGKE; encoded by the coding sequence ATGATACGAAGAAAATACTTATATCATCTACTCCTACTGATAATCTCGACATTCAGCTTCATACTTACAAGCTGTGAAAAAGATTTTGAATGGGAACTTCCACTGGCCTTCACACAGAAGAATCTGATTTTATCTTCGGGCACAGGAACCACCCACATCTTAGTGTATGCCACGAAGAACTGGAATGCTCATTTCGTGGAGAAAGTAGACTGGGCTTCTATCGACCGCCTCTCCGGCAAGGAGAACAGCGAAATCATATTCTCATACGCTGCCAACTATGGCGTGAACCGTAAAGTGCAACTGGCTTTTGAAACCGAAGAGCATCTTCGTGATACAATAACATTGGTACAGAGCGGCGAAATTTCGTCAAGTGACGCTCGCCTCATCATCAATGAACAGACAGTAGAAACGCCAGCTTCCACCACTATACTCGATTTGGAGCTCGACACTAATCTAAAGTACGACCTCTACCGCATCGGATATCTCGTAACGTATAGCTCCGGCAACCCCGAAGAAAATTGGATTGAAGAAGTGTCCTATGATAGCGAAAAACTTCATATTAAACTGGCTGCCAATCCTACTTATGAGCCCCGTAGCGCCCAAGTGCGTTTAGCAATTTCCATCCCAGCCAATACAATTAATGGTGGACAGAAAACAGTGACAACCAGCACTACGATTACCCAACTGGGAAAGGAATGA